The Mercurialis annua linkage group LG7, ddMerAnnu1.2, whole genome shotgun sequence genome includes the window TCACGTGCCCGAACCGTGCGTGCCATGATTTAGCCGTGTCATTTTTCCTCATCATGTCTGCGTATGCCGTTTGAGCAGACGTAAACAGACTTTCTTTGTCCCTCTATCAATGGCTTACGTGATAATCTTAAGTTTTGATACACCTTCACATCTTTGGGCCGAATACCACAAAGTTTCCCAAAGATGTGAGTTGCGATACCGAAATTACATTCTTCTTCATTCCAGGTACATGAAGCACATTTTCTAATGACACTTATTTGCAACTGTATCAAGGCACTACAATTGACTTGCCTACGTGGGTAATAGGCAAATTCGAATCATTTGTAGTAATACGACTCGTGCTCCATTATACTCTAACATGCTTAGAAATTTTCTTTATCTCCACTCATATGATTGGAGCATCCAGAGTCTaaaatccaatcattttcatAATTGACAAATTTATCACTCACCGCAGTGGATGCTTTAAAATCCAACTCCTCCTCTATTTCCACCTATGACTGTGTGGATGCCACGTTTCCTTCAACTTAGTTGTACAAACAATCGCGAGCATAGTGGCCTCATTTTCCATAAACGAAGCATTGGTTATTTGTACGTTGTCTCGTCTGCTCACATTTATCATTGTTGGTTTGTTTTTGTGCCCCTTTATTACTAGCACCTTTCTTGTTGTTGTTTGCGGCAATTTTCTTTCATTAGCCTTTCTCCTCTCTTGCATCTCAGACCGTGTGGATCCCTAATAATTTTACAACTGAAGAGGGCTCTCTCCTCTTTTTTGATTGAGGTTTTAGACATTTATTTGTCCAACTCCTCTTAATTGGccaagacattttctaattcaTTCCAAGTTGGTTCCTTTAACCATCCACATATTGCCATCACAAGAGCTTTGAACTCTGGACGTAGCCCGTGAGTGATTATTCTTCGTGTTCGTGTTTccgtaattttattttctagatCAAATTAACTTTGTAatttcttggcataaagattTAACTTTAGAGAAGTATTAACTCACTTTTAAATCTTGTTGTGATACTGATATCAACTCATTCTCGAGATTTTTCCGAGCGTATAATCCAGAAAGAGCGTCCCACGCCTCTTTGGGCGTTTTCACGTCCTAGACGTGCTGCAGCAGATCGTCCTCTACCGATATCAGTAAAGCATACATAGCGTTACCGGCCCTGACCTTCCACCTTTTAAGGTCATCTTGACTTGTCGGCGGTGTTGTTTCGCTCCCTCCGACAATCTCCCACAAATCTAGACCGAGAAAATAAAATTGCATACGAATACTCCATGTGTTATAATTACTAACATTGAGTTTTTCAAGGGTACTCACCGAATTTTAAATATCCGCCATTTCTTTGGTTATTTTCTCCAATTAACCAAATTGCTTGATCCCAGACAAATTAATACTCCGTACAGTCCTTGACTGCTGGCTAGCGGCGATTCAACGTAACACGATCCCGAATCACTTGTTCGATCTTTGTTTTAAACGAGTCCCTAACTTGACTCTGATACCACTTGTTGGAATTTAGAAGGACTTAAACAAAGAAAACTATTTTTATTAGCACCAGaaagtaatttttataaacactCTTGGACTCACTTATTCTCACACACACTCATATACAACACCTTGCACCCACTCACacttttctctctttctcttaTGTGTACATATACATAATATGAGAACCCATATATATAACACGCTAGGTCGAGTAACACCCCTTATTTTTCCGTATAGTTCCGTTAAACTTATCTATCACTTtggggttcgtttgagtggttcagCCACTTAGAATCATGGTCTGAAGGTTCTAaacctttttatatatatattttaaagtgTCTTGGGTGTGGCCTCGGGGTTTGGAGCAGTCTCGATTACATttcaaaaaatgaattattttcgGTTCCAGTAGCTTTTCGCAGGCGCGATCTTCTTGTGTCGCGGGCGCGACTTCTGTGTCGAGGGCATGACAAATGCGTAGCGGGCGGGACGCATAACTGTGCAGATCgtgttttttctatttaaactccCTCATCTTAACCCTAATCACTTTCTAAACTTTCTAAAAACCTATTTTGGCTATGGCACTCAGATTATCATCTCCTATCAACTCCTTGGTCCCTTTTCATTTTAGGTAAgtcttttcatctttccctcatGGTTTAATTCATGGTTTAGCATTCCTAGCGTTTGTATATTCATCAGCTTTGGTATTTTGAtcgattgtaggctgatttgggtcACTCTATTTTATGGGTTTGCTTATAATTGTCTTATCAAGAGGTGTGTGTCTCTCTTTTCTTGATTGGTTATGCTAGATTGGTGAGATTGTTGTTTTGCTTGAATACCTTGCGTGTTgtggttttaatttttgttttactatgttaaattttttaaaaataatcatattgtgttggatttggtttgtttaTGTCACTTGTACATTCGGTGGATTGAGATAATTGGCTAAATGATTAGGGTTATTGAATTGTTGATGTTCTTGGCTTAAAAGTATGTTTTTGGGCATTAATATAAATCTGGAAATCTTAATGAGATAGGTAATAGGTTGCTAGTTAATCAATGATACATTGGGATGCTTGATATCTTTGGCTAGTTAGGTATGCTAAGCTAAATTGTGGTTTCCTCGCTGTTTTGAGAACTTTGATACATGGCTGAAAAATGTCAATTGAAGGACcatttttataaatcaaaacttAGCTTAGTATACATGGGTGGAACCTTTTGAGGATGAACAATCGGTGTTCATTCTCAAAGAGGATGAACCCAGATGTTCATCCTCTTTGAGGATGAACTCCTTCGTCCGTTCATCCTCAAAAGAGGATGAACATCATCTTCAAAGAGGttgaagaaagaaaaatggtaaaaaaaaaatatttaatttcttttatctaTTCATTTgatgtttgaatttttaaaataataaagattaTAATGAAaacttaatataattaaatgttaatttgtaaaacaaattaaatataggggtttttttaaaaaaaatttatgttataaatGGAGAGTGATACTCACTTGAGAAAGTGAGACTGGGTCAGAGCTGAATAAAGGTCTTCTTGATGCGAGAACACaaattttgggtttgtttgtaccaaaagcgaAGAAAATGACTCATTTAATATTTCGTGCCAGGTTGAGGGGATGAATTGACCCTTTGCTCAAAAGACAACTATACAAGGAAATGATTCCTTTAGATATGCCGATtatacctttttaaaaaaaaactcaatattgcgttattaaaatttcaatcacATCTTCTTTTCTTTAATGATTTAGGCATACTTATTTTAATCCTTAACCTAACAAACTATTAAGTATAGACTAACAAACAATCATGATTGATGtaaaaaccttaaaaataataataatgattgAAGTGTATAATATTTAGTTTAGTCTATAAATTTGGATACCCATCAAAACATTTATTCAGTTCAAGCAAAGGAAAAGAGATGGCAGCTGCTTCTTACACTCTCTTGTTTCTCCTCTTCCTCACTTTCTCCGGACTCGTCCTTTCTGTAAGTTCCCAACATTTTCAGAAATCATTTGAACTCTAAGCATCTATACAATTATAACTTTCTTTAAATATCGTTTAGtgttggcttaattacttaaaaaccacccaccttaaacttttttttcgtttataccatgacttaggaaaaaattcatttataccctgacgtatatgtttatttttcacctctaccccgagacactaaattaacctttttttatttaaaaaaaaattaaaatggtccttcatttagagaaaaattcatttctaattaaactctaattagtttaggttaaaaatgaagaactattttaaacttttttcttaataaaaagaggttaatttagtgcctcggggtagaggtgaaacataaatacatacgtcagggtataaatgaattttttcctaggtcagggtataaacgaaaaaaaagtttaaggtgagtggtttttaaataattaagcctttagTGTTTGATATTTTCcgtttaaatatttatgttttcgTGTTACATAGTTTCACTCCTCCttcctaattataaaaaaagtttactatTATATCTCTCATAAATTCAGATATTAATTTTTCCGGATCACTTAGCTTTCgtattgttttattttggtCAAAACCCTTACAGATTGTTTCAATTTCACGAACTTTTGTAGGtcattgaatttttattaaatgtgtTATTTTAAATGAGGCCACTTGTCAGAAATTGATGCCAAGGAATTATCTTGTTTCGTTTTGGTTACTAAAATTAGTAcactttttgaaataaaatttatagttttatacctttttaaaatatatctataGTTCGAtgaattttttagaatttatatcTTATAAAATGATTTATGTAGTAATTTCCCTCTTAATTTGTAAGTATGGACAATAAGCATATAAATTAACTATGTAGGCAAACcaatcataaaatttgtaattatGGTCAATTATAACcctatttttgcaattttttccATAAACTTTAAAGTTAACTACCTCCTCAATTGGCAATTTGACCCCTAACTTGTATgctaatattttatcaaaattgggTTGATTGACCATAACTATCAAATTTATAACTGACTTGCTAACAAAGTTAATTTTTGTGCTAATTGTCCATAACTTACAAGATAAATGGGCAAATTTCTGCTTAAGTttgtctaaaatataaaaataagtttCCAGCAGATTACCTTTCGgtgaaacaaaataataaatttggtaacaaaaaaaacatactcctagtaaccattttgtaagTAAGTGAAAGTTCAATGACCAATAAAATTCAATACCCGATGTTTAGTAACCTCATGTTAACTTACATCATCGGggaataataaaatttgtttctGCACCAAAATGAAAGTTGAATTAAGAGAATATGCCACGAAGGTTCAATTTGACCTTAAATTCTTAAGGACTTCATGTTGCTATTAATTTTTAACTTCGGtgtctaaattaaaacaaattatagttccttaaccaaaccgaaacaatataaaatattaatgactcCAATTATTTGATATCATTCTTTAAGCAACTTATATTCTTGCAGGAGACTTGTGTATATTCAATATCAATAAAGACCGGATCAAAAAGAGCGGCCGGAACGAATGCTAAGGTAAGCCTAAAACTATCGAACATGCAAGATTCCGCTATCAACATTCAAAACCTTGAGAAATATGGAATAATGGAGTCCGGCCATGACTACTTCGAAAACAATCAATTGGACTTTTTCAATTATGCAGGACGATGCCTTACCATTCCAGTCTGTTATATCAAATTGAGCCATGATAACGGTGGTTATAAGCCTGGCTGGTACGTTAACTATGTCGAAATCAAAACTGCCGGCGGAGCGATAACACCTACAATAAAACGCTTTGATGTCAATCAATGGCTCGCTGATGACGAGCCACCTTATCGGACATTTACTAGTAGAGATTTATGtgttggtaaaaaaaaaactagtggAGGGATTGAGTCTGTTGTTAAAGATGCCATATGAGTTTCCTTTCTATATTTATGCTTATGCTGTTTACGTCTTATTGAATAAATTGTAACAAATGCACCTAGTgatgtttttgtaaaaaaattccaGTCAAAAAATTTGGAACTTGTTTTATATGATTGTTCTACTTAAAACAACCACTCTTTggacttaaattttaatttgccTCATAGCTTACCGAATGAAGCTCCAATGCCAAATACTTTCCAACACCATGTAACAAAGTATCATTTCAAGACCCTAATATTGTAAAATCTATTTAATGAACTCAATTAATCATGTAACAGAAAATAACTGTATTTCTtttaggcctaatggtaaaaaaacccaaacctttgcaacttgttgcaattatatccaaatcttttaatttttgcaataatatccaaattgcatttttttgttgcaataatatccaaattgcatttttttgtagcaataatagtcaaattaatggctaaacttgttgttttcaattaagatattaggctattattatgttttgatgtataataatataataaaagtcccaaaaaatggcaaaaaactcaaaaaaaaaaaggcttaaggtctaaaaaactaccgacctttcaaatctttttcaatagcaccctcactttgtaattttttcaatagcaccctattttgtatttttggctttcaatagcactctatattaaaaaaattagatgatttgattattataaggaaattttttttcaaaaaactaaatttacaggtgaaatcatacttttttctacttggacacttttaaacaagttctttaacttaaaaaaaattcaaatacatcctcgataaatgagtttaatttgatgatttatggtgctattgaaagtcaaaaatacaaaatagggtaaaattgactgttttacaaggtcggggtgctattgaaagccaaaaatacgaaatagggtgctattgaagaaattacaaggtgagggtgcaattgaaaaaaaattaaaaggtgggtagtttttcagaccttaagccaaaaaaaaaaatcacataaaaagtgcaatttggatattattgcaacaaaataatgcaatttggatattattataaaaattaaaaggtttggatataattgcaacaagtcgtaaaggtttggttttttttttgccattaagcctttcTTTTATTAATACAAGCACATTAGAGTTTTTGTTTTGGGATAAATGATGGACAAATTAGCTCATTCACAAAAAGTGAATGGGGAAAGGccgaaaagaattaaaaacaaCTAGATGGTttacaaaaataagaaaaattcatataaacatCATTGTCCGACTATGGAAACCCCTTGTTGTGAATTCTATAAAACTCATCGTCTTACAAGCGCAACCATGAACGGAAGAAATAGTATCCGCCGTCTcgttttaaaaaattcttttatttctaactatccataaattttaaaagagaaaaaaccaAATAAGCTTCaacaaatttttgtatttattatcCACAAGATAGGACCactgaataaaaaaaatctttcaaGCAAAGAACTACCCATTGAATGTAGCAAAAGTACGATATCAAGGACCAAGAACGCTAAACAAATTGACAATGGAGAATAATATGCATTCccgatttttttttctgaacATAGAGCAAAGTGACTGATTTTATTGGAATAAGCCTCTCCTCATTAATTAAAGTAGTTGTGGAGGATATTCTTTCTCTAGCAAGAAGCCACGCAAAAAATTGAATACGTGGAGGAATCTTCATCTTCCAAATTGAATAAGTAAGGCCCGACTGCACTGCCGACGGACATGCTGAAGACTGCAAAAAGTCGCCGGTCTGTAGTGGAAATCCCCCATTTAGCTGCATTTATCTGGTGTATTTCTTAGGTTAACGTTGGTCAACAAGCTGAACCAGAGAACAGAACTGATGATGTTTGGCACTTTGCAAACGACGGTTCCAAGAAAATATGTCGGTGCTGAAGTTGTTTTCATCGAATAAGTTATTTATCATTGCTTTTCTCCTTCTGGAAATTATGTACAAGCAGCCAAATCTGTTCTGTAAGGTCTCACCAGATGCTAAACATCGTGATTGAATCCCCTCAAGTTTAAAATTTCCTCCATTTTCTTGAGGTCCATTTAGATGAATGACACATAAGCAAAATGATAAAAAgattattgaattaaaaatcaCTTTGCTAATGTGTCATCCTTCTAAGTATATATGAAGAAAATGGAGGGAATTTGGAATTGAAGGGAGTCATTCCCCAAACATTCCTCCAAAATCGAATCTTTATTCCATTCCCCAATCTCATAGAAAGatagttttcaaaaaaaaacctCCAAacatgcgaaaaattattacacGCTACctttgcgccatgtcattcgtataacaaatcaataatgcgttagtcatgtggaaaaataaataataaaaaattaagtaa containing:
- the LOC126656648 gene encoding PLAT domain-containing protein 2-like, which encodes MAAASYTLLFLLFLTFSGLVLSETCVYSISIKTGSKRAAGTNAKVSLKLSNMQDSAINIQNLEKYGIMESGHDYFENNQLDFFNYAGRCLTIPVCYIKLSHDNGGYKPGWYVNYVEIKTAGGAITPTIKRFDVNQWLADDEPPYRTFTSRDLCVGKKKTSGGIESVVKDAI